In Agromyces sp. 3263, a single genomic region encodes these proteins:
- a CDS encoding ABC transporter permease, with translation MSDPRQPDAAGSAGATPADLDADIAIEEPGAVAPELETADEARAASRAPADVPPPSRWHTTLHQITTGNAIISVLAVLLALLVGAIMIAFTDERVQEASGYFFARPGDTLIAIWESVSGAYSALFQGSVYNFRRDDFISGIRPLTETLTFATPLIAGGLGVGLAFRVGMFNIGGRGQMLIAASVAGWLAFGFDLPWGIHMLVALLGGLIGGALWAGIAGALKARTGAHEVIVTIMLNYVAFYLVSWMLRTPGLLQAPGSSNPKTPAMKETAIFPALLGPQFNLHFGFILVVVATIIVWWILSRSSLGFRFRAVGENPNAARVAGINVPSMYIYAMLISGALLGLAGVSQVLGTVTTGFTAGIDAGIGFDAITVALLGRSTPWGIFVAGILFGAFKAGGFSMQAAEGVPIEIVLVVQSLIVLFIAAPPLVRTIFRLPDPASPKRRPVPNVTQEVKAK, from the coding sequence ATGAGCGACCCCCGTCAGCCCGACGCCGCCGGCTCGGCCGGAGCGACGCCCGCCGACCTCGACGCCGACATCGCCATCGAGGAGCCCGGAGCCGTCGCGCCCGAACTCGAGACGGCCGACGAGGCCCGAGCCGCTTCGCGCGCACCCGCGGACGTCCCGCCACCGTCGCGCTGGCACACGACGCTCCACCAGATCACGACCGGAAACGCGATCATCTCGGTGCTCGCGGTGCTGCTGGCCCTGCTCGTCGGCGCGATCATGATCGCGTTCACCGACGAGCGCGTGCAGGAGGCGAGCGGCTACTTCTTCGCCCGTCCGGGTGACACCCTCATCGCCATCTGGGAATCGGTGTCCGGAGCGTACTCCGCGCTCTTCCAGGGCTCGGTCTACAACTTCCGGCGCGACGACTTCATCTCCGGCATCCGCCCGCTGACCGAGACGCTGACCTTCGCCACGCCGCTCATCGCCGGTGGCCTCGGCGTGGGCCTCGCGTTCCGCGTCGGCATGTTCAACATCGGCGGTCGCGGGCAGATGCTCATCGCGGCATCCGTCGCCGGCTGGCTGGCGTTCGGGTTCGACCTCCCCTGGGGCATCCACATGCTGGTCGCCCTCCTCGGCGGCCTCATCGGCGGCGCGCTGTGGGCGGGCATCGCGGGCGCGCTCAAGGCGCGCACCGGGGCGCACGAGGTGATCGTCACGATCATGCTCAACTACGTCGCCTTCTACCTCGTGTCGTGGATGCTGCGCACCCCGGGCCTCCTGCAGGCGCCGGGGTCGAGCAACCCGAAGACCCCCGCGATGAAGGAGACGGCGATCTTCCCGGCCCTCCTCGGACCGCAGTTCAACCTGCACTTCGGCTTCATCCTCGTGGTGGTCGCGACGATCATCGTGTGGTGGATCCTCAGCAGGTCGAGCCTCGGCTTCCGGTTCCGCGCGGTGGGCGAGAACCCCAACGCGGCGCGCGTCGCCGGCATCAACGTGCCGTCCATGTACATCTACGCGATGCTCATCTCCGGCGCGCTGCTCGGCCTGGCCGGCGTGAGCCAGGTGCTCGGCACCGTCACCACCGGCTTCACGGCCGGCATCGACGCCGGCATCGGATTCGACGCGATCACCGTCGCCCTGCTCGGGCGGTCCACGCCGTGGGGCATCTTCGTCGCCGGCATCCTGTTCGGCGCCTTCAAGGCGGGCGGCTTCTCGATGCAGGCGGCCGAGGGCGTTCCCATCGAGATCGTGCTCGTCGTGCAGTCGCTCATCGTGCTGTTC
- a CDS encoding ABC transporter ATP-binding protein, giving the protein MKLELRGITKRFGSLVANDHIDLTVEAGEIHCLLGENGAGKSTLMNVLYGLYQADEGEVLLDDQVQHFAGPGDAMAAHIGMVHQHFMLIPVFTVAENVMLGHEETKLGGRLDLPAARAKVREISERFGFDVDPDALVDDLPVGVQQRVEIIKALSRDAKVLVFDEPTAVLTPQETDELMGIMRQLKQTGTSIVFITHKLREVREVADRITVIRLGKVVGEASPTATNAELASLMVGRAVELTVHKEEPTLGDAALQVQGLTVIDPIGQLVVNDVSFEVRRGEILAIAGVQGNGQTELTEALLGLQPRVQGSIRIDGIELGSSSVKRILDAGVGFVPEDRTEDGLVGEFTIAENLMLDRSDGAPFVRGGSIQRGALADFARDKVKEFDVRTQGIDSKVRQLSGGNQQKVVLARELSRELRLLVAAQPTRGVDVGSIEFIHKRIVETRDAGVPVVVVSTELDEVVALADRIMVMYRGRIVGIVPGDTPRDVLGLMMAGEQPAEGAAA; this is encoded by the coding sequence ATGAAGCTCGAACTTCGCGGCATCACGAAGCGATTCGGCAGCTTGGTCGCGAACGACCACATCGACCTCACCGTGGAGGCCGGAGAGATCCACTGCCTCCTCGGTGAGAACGGTGCAGGCAAGTCGACGCTCATGAACGTCCTGTACGGCCTGTACCAAGCCGACGAGGGCGAGGTGCTCCTCGACGACCAGGTCCAGCACTTCGCCGGCCCCGGTGACGCCATGGCGGCGCACATCGGCATGGTGCACCAGCACTTCATGCTCATCCCCGTCTTCACCGTCGCCGAGAACGTCATGCTGGGACACGAGGAGACGAAGCTCGGCGGCCGACTCGACCTCCCCGCGGCACGCGCGAAGGTGCGTGAGATCTCCGAGCGGTTCGGGTTCGACGTCGACCCCGACGCGCTCGTCGACGACCTTCCCGTCGGCGTGCAGCAGCGCGTCGAGATCATCAAGGCGCTCTCCCGAGACGCGAAGGTGCTCGTCTTCGACGAGCCCACCGCCGTGCTCACGCCCCAGGAGACCGACGAGCTCATGGGCATCATGCGCCAGCTGAAGCAGACCGGCACCTCCATCGTGTTCATCACGCACAAGCTCCGCGAGGTGCGCGAGGTGGCCGACCGCATCACGGTCATCCGCCTGGGCAAGGTCGTCGGCGAGGCGTCCCCGACGGCGACGAACGCCGAGCTCGCCTCGCTCATGGTCGGCCGCGCCGTCGAGCTGACGGTGCACAAGGAGGAGCCCACGCTCGGCGACGCCGCTCTCCAGGTGCAGGGCCTCACGGTGATCGACCCCATCGGCCAGCTCGTGGTCAACGACGTGAGCTTCGAGGTGCGCCGAGGTGAGATCCTCGCGATCGCCGGCGTCCAGGGCAACGGGCAGACCGAGCTCACCGAAGCGCTGCTCGGCCTGCAGCCGCGGGTGCAGGGCTCCATCAGGATCGACGGCATCGAGCTCGGCTCCTCCAGCGTGAAGCGCATCCTCGACGCCGGCGTGGGATTCGTGCCCGAGGACCGCACGGAGGACGGACTGGTCGGTGAGTTCACCATCGCCGAGAACCTCATGCTCGACCGCAGCGACGGTGCGCCGTTCGTGCGGGGCGGCAGCATCCAGCGCGGCGCCCTCGCCGACTTCGCCCGCGACAAGGTGAAGGAGTTCGACGTCCGCACGCAGGGCATCGACTCCAAGGTGCGGCAGCTGTCCGGCGGCAACCAGCAGAAGGTCGTGCTGGCTCGCGAACTCAGCCGCGAGCTGCGCCTGCTCGTGGCCGCGCAGCCCACGCGGGGCGTCGACGTGGGCTCCATCGAGTTCATCCACAAGCGCATCGTCGAGACCCGCGACGCCGGCGTCCCCGTGGTCGTCGTGTCCACCGAGCTCGACGAGGTCGTCGCCCTCGCCGACCGCATCATGGTCATGTACCGCGGCCGCATCGTGGGCATCGTCCCGGGCGACACCCCCCGCGACGTGCTCGGCCTGATGATGGCCGGCGAACAGCCCGCAGAAGGAGCCGCCGCATGA